In a single window of the Tribolium castaneum strain GA2 chromosome 8, icTriCast1.1, whole genome shotgun sequence genome:
- the Osbp gene encoding oxysterol-binding protein 1 isoform X2, giving the protein MGDVSTTKSTLAQNEPAMKGWLFKWTNYLKGYQRRWFVLQNGHLSYYRNQAEMAHTCRGSISLHGALIYTVDACTFVISNGGTQTFHIRAASEVERQSWVTALELAKAKAIRSMESEDDEEETDEGSGSPEDWSSVVRKLEAQLNDIQTCSDLIQRHWKSLVKPLTEMETNLDPDSVQAKSKEVSERATLFRISTNAMINACGEYLKTAQTHGHKWIRLLQHEREQRQRLQEMVETLAQQHSKLEQAANAHTNRPTVNPSDGEEEDENEFYDAVADSTAGVSDGHFTLNIPTGTGHRRNSSDSSSEPDETTETKQVVVVTGKSTNQARKVQQSDSHVATISTSKRQRRTRVPDKPHYPLNLWSIMKNCIGKDLSKIPMPVNFSEPLSMLQRLTEDYEYAETLDVAAKCTDPCEQLAYVAAFTISAYSTTSSRTGKPFNPLLGETYECDRRDDLGWRAFNEQVSHHPPMVAQYCEGRDWKCWQEFTMTSKFRGKYLQVIPLGTAQVEFDNGNKFSWRKVTTTIHNIIVGKLWVDQHGDMEIIGKGAAAGIKCHLKYIPYSYFTRDTQRRVKGVVMDVGGNVKWIINGTWDNQVEIAPVTGSTGSSSNPVYETGPSVVAWKRRMPPPDADKYYGFTLLAAQLNEPEEGVAPTDSRLRPDQRLMEEGRWDEANTEKVRLEEKQRAVRRRREAEAEKAAAEGRPFEHYKPIWFEQVTDEDGVVVHVYKGDYWECKDMQTWDRCPDIF; this is encoded by the exons ATGGGCGACGTATCGACGACAAAGTCCACCCTGGCCCAGAACGAGCCAGCCATGAAGGGCTGGTTGTTCAAATGGACCAACTATCTGAAAGGTTACCAACGGCGATGGTTCGTCCTCCAAAATGGACATCTGTCATACTACAG GAACCAGGCCGAGATGGCGCACACCTGCCGCGGGAGCATCTCCCTGCACGGGGCCCTGATCTACACCGTGGACGCATGCACGTTCGTCATTTCGAACGGGGGCACCCAGACGTTCCACATCCGGGCGGCGTCCGAGGTGGAGCGCCAGTCGTGGGTCACGGCCCTGGAGCTGGCCAAGGCCAAGGCAAT TCGCAGCATGGAGTCGGAGGACGACGAGGAGGAGACTGATGAGGGGTCCGGCAGCCCCGAAGACTGGTCCAGTGTCGTGCGCAAGTTGGAGGCGCAACTCAACGACATCCAGACGTGCAGCGACCTCATCCAGAGGCACTGGAAGTCGCTGGTCAAGCCTCTGACTGAGATGGAGACGAATCTGGACCCCGATAGTGTCCAGGCCAAGTCGAAGGAGGTCAGCGAAAGGGCCACTCTCTTCCGGATCAGCACCAACGCTATGATAAACGCCTGTGGCGAGTATTTGAAAACAGCACAGACACACGGCCACAAGTGGATCAGGCTTTTGCAACATGAACGGGAACAAAGACAAAGGTTGCAAGAAATGGTCGAGACCTTAGCCCAGCAACATTCGAAGTTGGAGCAGGCGGCTAACGCCCACACGAATCGGCCCACAG tGAATCCGAGCGATGGGGAGGAGGAGGACGAAAATGAGTTTTACGACGCTGTAGCTGATAGTACAGCGGGTGTTTCAGACGGGCATTTTACTTTGAATATACCGACGGGGACGGGACATCGTAGGAACAGTTCCGATAGTTCGAGTGAACCAGATGAAACGACTGAAACTAAACAA GTGGTGGTGGTCACTGGCAAATCGACAAACCAAGCACGCAAAGTCCAACAGAGCGACAGCCACGTCGCCACAATTTCCACCAGCAAAAGACAGAGGCGGACTCGGGTCCCCGACAAGCCTCACTATCCACTCAACCTATGGAGCATAATGAAAAATTGCATCGGAAAAGACTTATCGAAAATTCCGATGCCTGTCAATTTCAGCGAACCTCTATCAATGCTCCAACGTCTCACCGAAGACTACGAATACGCCGAAACGCTCGACGTTGCTGCAAAATGCACCGATCCGTGCGAACAACTGGCATACGTTGCCGCCTTCACAATCTCCGCCTATTCAACGACCAGTTCGCGAACTGGTAAACCGTTCAACCCCCTCTTGGGGGAGACGTACGAGTGCGATAGGAGAGACGACTTGGGCTGGAGGGCTTTCAACGAACAAGTATCGCATCATCCGCCGATGGTGGCGCAGTATTGCGAAGGCCGCGACTGGAAGTGTTGGCAAGAGTTTACGATGACGTCGAAGTTTAGGGGGAAGTACCTGCAGGTGATACCGCTAGGGACGGCACAAGTCGAGTTCGATAATGGTAATAAGTTTTCGTGGAGGAAAGTCACCACTACGATACATAACATCATCGTGGGCAAATTATGGGTGGATCAGCATG GTGATATGGAGATTATCGGGAAAGGGGCTGCGGCCGGGATCAAgtgtcatttaaaatacataCCGTATTCGTATTTCACAAGAGACACGCAGAGGCGGGTCAAGGGGGTCGTGATGGATGTGGGGGGGAACGTCAAGTGGATTATCAATG GCACTTGGGACAACCAAGTTGAGATAGCCCCCGTGACGGGTAGTACAGGGAGCTCGAGTAATCCCGTGTACGAGACGGGGCCGTCGGTGGTGGCGTGGAAGCGGCGCATGCCGCCCCCCGACGCGGATAAGTACTACGGTTTTACGCTTCTCGCTGCTCAATTGAACGAACCGGAGGAGGGCGTAGCCCCGACCGATTCGAGACTGCGCCCCGATCAACGACTTATGGAAGAGGGGCGTTGGGACGAGGCAAATACCGAGAAAGTGCGCCTTGAGGAGAAGCAAAGGGCCGTTAGGAGGCGGCGCGAGGCGGAGGCGGAGAAGGCGGCGGCAGAAG GGAGGCCCTTTGAGCATTATAAGCCGATCTGGTTTGAGCAAGTCACTGATGAGGATGGGGTTGTTGTTCATGTCTATAAAGGCGATTATTGGGAGTGTAAGGATATGCAAACGTGGGATCGGTGTCCTGATATATTCTAG
- the Osbp gene encoding oxysterol-binding protein 1 isoform X1 has product MGDVSTTKSTLAQNEPAMKGWLFKWTNYLKGYQRRWFVLQNGHLSYYRAENNGGVPTLSIRRRRRFKGNQAEMAHTCRGSISLHGALIYTVDACTFVISNGGTQTFHIRAASEVERQSWVTALELAKAKAIRSMESEDDEEETDEGSGSPEDWSSVVRKLEAQLNDIQTCSDLIQRHWKSLVKPLTEMETNLDPDSVQAKSKEVSERATLFRISTNAMINACGEYLKTAQTHGHKWIRLLQHEREQRQRLQEMVETLAQQHSKLEQAANAHTNRPTVNPSDGEEEDENEFYDAVADSTAGVSDGHFTLNIPTGTGHRRNSSDSSSEPDETTETKQVVVVTGKSTNQARKVQQSDSHVATISTSKRQRRTRVPDKPHYPLNLWSIMKNCIGKDLSKIPMPVNFSEPLSMLQRLTEDYEYAETLDVAAKCTDPCEQLAYVAAFTISAYSTTSSRTGKPFNPLLGETYECDRRDDLGWRAFNEQVSHHPPMVAQYCEGRDWKCWQEFTMTSKFRGKYLQVIPLGTAQVEFDNGNKFSWRKVTTTIHNIIVGKLWVDQHGDMEIIGKGAAAGIKCHLKYIPYSYFTRDTQRRVKGVVMDVGGNVKWIINGTWDNQVEIAPVTGSTGSSSNPVYETGPSVVAWKRRMPPPDADKYYGFTLLAAQLNEPEEGVAPTDSRLRPDQRLMEEGRWDEANTEKVRLEEKQRAVRRRREAEAEKAAAEGRPFEHYKPIWFEQVTDEDGVVVHVYKGDYWECKDMQTWDRCPDIF; this is encoded by the exons ATGGGCGACGTATCGACGACAAAGTCCACCCTGGCCCAGAACGAGCCAGCCATGAAGGGCTGGTTGTTCAAATGGACCAACTATCTGAAAGGTTACCAACGGCGATGGTTCGTCCTCCAAAATGGACATCTGTCATACTACAG GGCCGAGAATAACGGAGGGGTCCCCACTCTGTCAATTCGGAGACGTAGAAGGTTCAAGGG GAACCAGGCCGAGATGGCGCACACCTGCCGCGGGAGCATCTCCCTGCACGGGGCCCTGATCTACACCGTGGACGCATGCACGTTCGTCATTTCGAACGGGGGCACCCAGACGTTCCACATCCGGGCGGCGTCCGAGGTGGAGCGCCAGTCGTGGGTCACGGCCCTGGAGCTGGCCAAGGCCAAGGCAAT TCGCAGCATGGAGTCGGAGGACGACGAGGAGGAGACTGATGAGGGGTCCGGCAGCCCCGAAGACTGGTCCAGTGTCGTGCGCAAGTTGGAGGCGCAACTCAACGACATCCAGACGTGCAGCGACCTCATCCAGAGGCACTGGAAGTCGCTGGTCAAGCCTCTGACTGAGATGGAGACGAATCTGGACCCCGATAGTGTCCAGGCCAAGTCGAAGGAGGTCAGCGAAAGGGCCACTCTCTTCCGGATCAGCACCAACGCTATGATAAACGCCTGTGGCGAGTATTTGAAAACAGCACAGACACACGGCCACAAGTGGATCAGGCTTTTGCAACATGAACGGGAACAAAGACAAAGGTTGCAAGAAATGGTCGAGACCTTAGCCCAGCAACATTCGAAGTTGGAGCAGGCGGCTAACGCCCACACGAATCGGCCCACAG tGAATCCGAGCGATGGGGAGGAGGAGGACGAAAATGAGTTTTACGACGCTGTAGCTGATAGTACAGCGGGTGTTTCAGACGGGCATTTTACTTTGAATATACCGACGGGGACGGGACATCGTAGGAACAGTTCCGATAGTTCGAGTGAACCAGATGAAACGACTGAAACTAAACAA GTGGTGGTGGTCACTGGCAAATCGACAAACCAAGCACGCAAAGTCCAACAGAGCGACAGCCACGTCGCCACAATTTCCACCAGCAAAAGACAGAGGCGGACTCGGGTCCCCGACAAGCCTCACTATCCACTCAACCTATGGAGCATAATGAAAAATTGCATCGGAAAAGACTTATCGAAAATTCCGATGCCTGTCAATTTCAGCGAACCTCTATCAATGCTCCAACGTCTCACCGAAGACTACGAATACGCCGAAACGCTCGACGTTGCTGCAAAATGCACCGATCCGTGCGAACAACTGGCATACGTTGCCGCCTTCACAATCTCCGCCTATTCAACGACCAGTTCGCGAACTGGTAAACCGTTCAACCCCCTCTTGGGGGAGACGTACGAGTGCGATAGGAGAGACGACTTGGGCTGGAGGGCTTTCAACGAACAAGTATCGCATCATCCGCCGATGGTGGCGCAGTATTGCGAAGGCCGCGACTGGAAGTGTTGGCAAGAGTTTACGATGACGTCGAAGTTTAGGGGGAAGTACCTGCAGGTGATACCGCTAGGGACGGCACAAGTCGAGTTCGATAATGGTAATAAGTTTTCGTGGAGGAAAGTCACCACTACGATACATAACATCATCGTGGGCAAATTATGGGTGGATCAGCATG GTGATATGGAGATTATCGGGAAAGGGGCTGCGGCCGGGATCAAgtgtcatttaaaatacataCCGTATTCGTATTTCACAAGAGACACGCAGAGGCGGGTCAAGGGGGTCGTGATGGATGTGGGGGGGAACGTCAAGTGGATTATCAATG GCACTTGGGACAACCAAGTTGAGATAGCCCCCGTGACGGGTAGTACAGGGAGCTCGAGTAATCCCGTGTACGAGACGGGGCCGTCGGTGGTGGCGTGGAAGCGGCGCATGCCGCCCCCCGACGCGGATAAGTACTACGGTTTTACGCTTCTCGCTGCTCAATTGAACGAACCGGAGGAGGGCGTAGCCCCGACCGATTCGAGACTGCGCCCCGATCAACGACTTATGGAAGAGGGGCGTTGGGACGAGGCAAATACCGAGAAAGTGCGCCTTGAGGAGAAGCAAAGGGCCGTTAGGAGGCGGCGCGAGGCGGAGGCGGAGAAGGCGGCGGCAGAAG GGAGGCCCTTTGAGCATTATAAGCCGATCTGGTTTGAGCAAGTCACTGATGAGGATGGGGTTGTTGTTCATGTCTATAAAGGCGATTATTGGGAGTGTAAGGATATGCAAACGTGGGATCGGTGTCCTGATATATTCTAG
- the LOC658140 gene encoding high mobility group protein hmg-12: MSDDAAPAKRGRKANAEKAEKNDAKVESKKRARKEVKAAEGDSNDEGAAPVKRGRGRPKGSTKKKNSPAKPAKKGTGRRGRPKKEESKDSADEDGEENDAAEEDDD, from the exons ATGTCGGACGACGCAGCTCCAGCGAAACGCGGCCGCAAAGCCAACGCCGAAAAGGCCGAAAAGAATGATGCCAAAGTCGAGTCGAAGAAGCGCGCGAGAAAA GAGGTGAAGGCCGCCGAGGGCGACTCGAACGACGAGGGGGCGGCGCCCGTGAAGCGGGGCCGCGGCAGACCCAAGGGCTCCACGAAAAAGAAGAACTCGCCCGCCAAGCCCGCCAAGAAGGGCACCGGTCGCCGCGGGCGGCCCAAGAAGGAGGAGAGCAAAGACTCGGCCGATGAGGACGGCGAAGAGAACGACGCGGCTGAAGAAGACGACGACTAA
- the RpL32 gene encoding large ribosomal subunit protein eL32 — translation MAIRPVYRPEIVKKRTKKFIRHQSDRYGKLKRNWRKPKGIDNRVRRRFKGQFLMPNIGYGSNAKTKHMLPTGFRKVLVHNVKELEVLLMQNRKYCAEIAHGVSSKKRKEIVERAQQLSIRVTNGHARLRSQENE, via the exons ATGGCGATTCGTCCCGTTTACAGGCctgaaattgttaaaaaacgaACGAAAAAGTTCATCAGGCACCAGTCTGACCGTTATGGCAAACTCAAA CGCAACTGGCGCAAACCCAAAGGTATCGACAACAGGGTTCGTAGGCGCTTCAAGGGCCAGTTTTTGATGCCCAACATTGGCTACGGCTCCAATGCCAAAACGAAGCACATGCTACCCACAGGCTTCCGCAAAGTTCTAGTACACAACGTCAAG GAACTGGAAGTGTTGTTGATGCAAAACCGCAAATATTGCGCCGAAATTGCCCACGgagtttcgtcaaaaaagcGCAAAGAGATTGTTGAAAGGGCCCAGCAATTGTCAATCAGGGTTACCAATGGACACGCCAGGCTGCGCAGCCAggaaaatgaataa